Proteins found in one Phycisphaeraceae bacterium genomic segment:
- a CDS encoding DUF5615 family PIN-like protein has translation MKLLFDENLSRGLVALLRDAYPESAHVVDFLPPSSADPVIWEHAKAHGFAIVTKDDDFNALSLVHGAPPKIIWIRPGNVSTEAVAESLRRARRLMEEFVADPRQAIQTLAVR, from the coding sequence GTGAAGCTGCTCTTCGACGAGAATCTGAGCCGGGGGTTGGTGGCGTTGCTTCGCGACGCGTACCCCGAGAGCGCGCATGTCGTCGATTTCCTGCCCCCTTCGAGCGCGGACCCCGTGATCTGGGAGCACGCCAAGGCACACGGCTTCGCGATCGTCACCAAGGACGACGACTTCAACGCATTGAGCCTCGTTCACGGCGCTCCACCCAAGATCATCTGGATTCGCCCTGGCAATGTCTCGACCGAAGCGGTCGCCGAGAGTCTTCGCCGAGCGAGGCGGTTGATGGAGGAGTTCGTCGCCGACCCGCGGCAAGCAATTCAGACGCTCGCGGTTCGCTGA